In Haematobia irritans isolate KBUSLIRL chromosome 1, ASM5000362v1, whole genome shotgun sequence, a genomic segment contains:
- the LOC142220494 gene encoding uncharacterized protein LOC142220494: MAASENGHQIGEGLPEWLNKITLEKAIDQQIGDYKRILKITTENAAKKGENFTSLIMHIKAEVEMPDCSTKSATFVLKAHHVNAFMANILERLRLFSREEEMYHKILPKFEYLYSEVGKPVQFSPKAYTFDRDMGVEYVLLEDLKTKQYKHAHRMEGLDMDHMKEVLKKIAEFHAASACYVEHYGMFGEDFTVGLFQEKNKALLKEFNASGAFLNQLKKWKNCQQYYEKLADSDDFLVDRLLEDQRVNNRQFNVLNHSDLWTNNILFQYDAFGKIKNTLLVDFQMSKYGSPAYDLYYLILSSAKKDIKLAQFDYMIRFYYDHLIENLKLLQYHRPLPKLQNIHGNLLKNGLAAYMVVSKVLPLAMLDKTDDVTMENYTADESKLKADMFGNHKYCQAMMELLPWLDNRGLLDWK, from the exons ATGGCAGCTTCAGAAAATGGTCACCAAATAGGTGAAGGCTTACCAGAATGGTTGAATAAAATTACCCTTGAAAAGGCCATAGACCAGCAAATTGGAGATTATAAAAGAATTCTAAAAATTACCACGGAAAATGCAGCAAAAAAGGGTGAAAACTTTACTTCTCTTATAATGCATATAAAGGCGGAAGTAGAAATGCCAG ATTGTTCCACCAAATCAGCTACATTCGTTTTAAAAGCTCATCATGTAAATGCATTTATGGCTAATATTTTGGAAAGATTGCGTCTATTCTCCCGGGAAGAGGAAATGTATCACAAAATATTGCccaaatttgaatatttatatAGCGAGGTGGGTAAACCGGTACAATTTTCCCCCAAGGCATACACGTTCGATCGCGACATGGGTGTGGAATACGTGCTATTGGAAGATCTAAAGACTAAACAATACAAACATGCCCATCGTATGGAAGGTTTGGATATGGATCATATGAAAGAAGTCCTCAAGAAAATTGCTGAATTTCATGCAGCATCTGCTTGTTATGTTGAACATTATGGTATGTTTGGAGAAGATTTCACTGTGGGCCTATTCCAGGAGAAAAATAAGGCATTGCTAAAAGAATTCAATGCTTCAGGAGcatttttgaatcaattgaaGAAGTGGAAAAACTGCCAACAATACTATGAAAAATTG GCTGACTCTGATGATTTCCTTGTCGACCGCCTTCTAGAAGATCAACGTGTCAATAACCGCCAATTCAATGTTCTCAATCACAGTGATCTATGGaccaacaatattttattccaatacgatgcatttggaaaaattaaaaatacccTACTAGTCGATTTCCAAATGAGTAAATATGGATCACCAGCTTATGATCTGTACTATTTAATATTGTCTTCGGCTAAAAAGGATATAAAATTGGCACAATTCGATTATATGATACGATTCTATTATGatcatttaatagagaatttaaAGCTATTACAATATCACAGGCCATTGCCCAAGTTACAGAATATCCAtggaaatttattgaaaaatggtttAGCAG CCTATATGGTTGTTTCGAAAGTTTTACCTCTTGCCATGTTGGATAAAACCGATGATGTTACCATGGAAAATTATACAGCTGATGAATCAAAATTAAAAGCCGATATGTTTGGCAATCATAAATATTGTCAAGCCATGATGGAACTTCTGCCGTGGTTGGATAATCGTGGTTTGTTGGATTGGAAATag
- the LOC142220495 gene encoding cytochrome P450 6g1-like → MKTNFGYHLKTLHLDKEFQDKSVVGIYAMHRPALLIRDPDIIRSVFVKNFDNFPSHFARTDPKVDPIGSIGIILVRYKVWKKLHGILAPLFSYGKVKQMYPRIQEVGKKLQSLLNGKGPRFTIDMKYLASLYTLDSIGSTLYDIQPHTLENPKSSYVTEILRMAEFNLRRSLDFLLIVFLPHLAGIFRAKFFCSKSEQFIDATVSEIMKTREKSNTQRNDLIQLLLKLKENPEFNNDGMPPVKDYIVSIASFLMFGGFETSATTSSSVLLELAKNPEIQIQLRDEIHKAWLEGKGGISHEIINKMEYLDKVIYETLRMYPPIPMLDREHIRSEDGKLFSLKPHYDYQIPDGMPIFISIYGLHYDPKYWPNPYIFNPERFSEQAKSSRNPMTFLPFGAGPRKCLGYQLAMLQVKVFLMNFLKNHKVQVCNKTPLNGELEAKSLILQVKGGVHLETIRDNMYDDSLGVL, encoded by the exons ATGAAAACTAATTTTGGATATCATCTAAAGACTCTACATTTGGATAAAGAATTTCAGGATAAATCTGTGGTTGGTATTTATGCCATGCATAGGCCAGCTCTATTAATTCGTGATCCGGATATTATACGATCtgtatttgtgaaaaatttcgacaattttcCCAGTCATTTTGCCAGGACAGATCCCAAAGTAGATCCCATAGGAAGTATTGGTATAATTCTAGTGCGTTATAAAGTTTGGAAGAAGCTTCATGGAATTCTAGCACCTTTATTCTCATATGGAAAAGTAAAACAAATGTATCCACGAATCCAAGAGGTTGGTAAGAAACTACAATCACTTCTCAATGGAAAAGGCCCAAGATTTACAATCGATATGAAATATCTGGCAAGTCTTTATACACTCGATTCAATAGGCAGTACATTATATGACATTCAACCACATACTTTGGAAAATCCTAAGAGTTCCTATGTCACAGAAATACTTCGTATGGCTGAATTTAATTTGAGACGATCATTggattttttgttaattgtcTTTCTACCTCATTTGGCAGGGATTTTTCGGGCCAAATTTTTCTGTTCAAAATCAGAACAATTCATTGATGCCACTGTATCTGAAATAATGAAAACTAGAGAGAAATCAAATACTCAAAGAAAtgatttgatccaattattgtTGAAACTTAAAGAAAATCCCGAATTTAATAATGATGGTATGCCTCCAGTTAAAGattatattgtttctatagcttCGTTTTTAATGTTTGGAGGATTTGAAACATCTGCCACCACCTCATCAAGTGTTCTACTGGAATTGGCAAAAAATCCTGAGATACAAATCCAATTGAGGGATGAGATCCACAAGGCTTGGCTAGAGGGGAAGGGAGGCATATCTcatgaaattataaataaaatggaatATTTAGATAAAGtgatatatgaaacacttcgaaTGTATCCTCCCATACCCATGTTGGATAGGGAGCATATACGTTCAGAAGATGGAAAACTATTTTCACTAAAACCCCACTATGATTATCAAATTCCCGATGGTATGCCcatatttatatctatatatggATTACATTATGATCCCAAG TATTGGCCTAATCCTTATATCTTCAATCCTGAAAGATTTTCAGAGCAAGCTAAATCTTCACGTAATCCCATGACTTTCTTACCCTTTGGTGCTGGACCTCGTAAATGTCTAGGCTATCAATTAGCCATGTTGCAAGTGAAAGTTTTTCTGATGAACTTTCTAAAGAATCATAAAGTACAAGTATGCAACAAGACTCCATTAAATGGAGAATTGGAAGCAAAATCCCTTATTCTACAGGTTAAAGGTGGCGTTCATCTCGAAACTATAAGGGACAATATGTACGATGATAGTTTAGgggttttgtga
- the LOC142219756 gene encoding cytochrome P450 6g1-like, whose amino-acid sequence MLLPVICICLIALLALWASWCYRKNFGYWEKRNIPNVPGLFSGCLKDTLTLKTNFAYHLKSIYMEEKFQEEPVVGIYAFHRPALLIRDPDLLKSVFVKNFQNFPNHFARSDPNVDTVGSLSISVLRYNVWKKMHTALTPVFSYGKIKLMYPLIQKVGDNLRKFMQVKGSRFVIDMKHLATLYTTDSFGTAVFGLDSNVLENPKSEFALEIKRMVQFDWKRAITFIFVYFMPQLTGLVGAKMYHKETEKYMASMLSEIMEAREKSAIKRNDLIDVFLKLKDNPELNTKDMPPIMNNIQAQAIFFTMAGFETSATTISSTLLELAKNPHIQLKLRDEIYKAWHEGQGEISYESLNSLEYLDKVVHETLRMYPPLPLLEREHLPTENGELFSLRPYKDYTIPQGMAVYISVYGLHYDPKHWPDPHIFNPERFSVEEKMSRHPMVYLPFGNGPHKCMGTLLGLLQVKVFLVNFLQDHYVRLCEKTPLSAKLEPKSFILQVKGGVPLEVVLDDMNKMDVEGGPIYK is encoded by the exons ATGTTGCTACCGGTAATCTGTATATGTCTAATAGCTCTATTGGCTTTGTGGGCCTCATGgtgttatagaaaaaatttcggttaTTGGGAAAAACGAAATATACCAAATGTTCCAGGATTGTTTAGTGGATGTTTGAAGGATACTCTTACACTGAAgacaaattttgcttatcatCTAAAATCCATATATATGGAGGAGAAATTTCAGGAAGAACCAGTTGTGGGCATCTATGCTTTTCATCGACCAGCTTTGTTGATTCGCGATCCGGATCTTCTAAAATCGgtgtttgtgaaaaattttcagaattttcccAATCATTTTGCCCGATCAGATCCCAATGTCGATACCGTAGGAAGTTTAAGTATATCAGTTTTACGTTATAATGTTTGGAAAAAGATGCATACAGCCTTAACTCCTgtattttcctatggaaaaataAAGCTAATGTACCCTTTAATCCAAAAAGTGGGTGACAATCTACGAAAATTTATGCAAGTAAAAGGATCTCGATTTGTGATTGATATGAAGCATTTGGCTACGCTCTACACAACCGATTCTTTTGGAACAGCTGTGTTTGGCTTGGATTCAAATGTCTTGGAAAATCCTAAAAGTGAATTTGCTTTGGAGATTAAACGAATGGTTCAATTCGATTGGAAGAGAGCCATAACGTTTATATTCGTTTATTTCATGCCACAATTGACTGGTTTAGTTGGTGCAAAAATGTATCACAAAGAAACTGAGAAATATATGGCCTCCATGCTTTCAGAAATTATGGAAGCCAGAGAAAAATCGGCAATAAAACGAAATGATTTGATAGATGTTTTTCTCAAGTTGAAAGATAATCCTGAATTGAACACAAAGGATATGCCTCCAATTATGAATAATATACAGGCTCAAGCGATATTTTTCACAATGGCGGGTTTTGAAACATCAGCTACGACCATTTCGAGTACTCTCTTGGAATTGGCGAAGAATCcccatattcaattaaaactaaGAGATGAAATTTACAAGGCTTGGCACGAAGGTCAGGGTGAAATTAGCTATGAGTCTTTAAATAGTTTGGAATATTTAGATAAAGTTGTCCATGAAACTTTGAGAATGTATCCTCCTTTACCATTGCTGGAAAGGGAACATTTACCAACGGAAAATGGTGAGTTATTTTCCTTAAGGCCTTATAAAGATTATACCATACCACAAGGAATGGCTGTGTATATCTCGGTATACGGTTTGCATTATGATCCCAAG CATTGGCCAGATCCTCACATTTTCAATCCTGAACGTTTCTCTGTGGAAGAAAAAATGTCCCGCCATCCCATGGTCTATCTTCCTTTTGGCAATGGTCCTCACAAATGCATGGGCACCCTACTGGGCCTTTTGCAAGTGAAAGTATTCTTAGTGAACTTCCTACAAGATCACTATGTTCGGTTGTGTGAAAAGACTCCATTATCTGCAAAACTTGAGCCGAAGTCTTTTATATTACAAGTGAAAGGAGGTGTTCCTTTGGAAGTTGTACTAGATGATATGAATAAAATGGATGTAGAGGGTGGACccatctataaataa